A region of Lichenibacterium dinghuense DNA encodes the following proteins:
- a CDS encoding ribbon-helix-helix domain-containing protein yields the protein MTDAERLTVSLSGEIATTIREAVEAGDYASADDIVRSALQDWTLRRSHRPRAGATLEADIAIGMADVAAGRVTDFDTARIVERGRALSARR from the coding sequence AGAGCGCCTGACTGTTTCACTCTCCGGCGAGATTGCAACCACGATCCGTGAGGCCGTCGAGGCTGGAGACTACGCATCGGCGGACGACATCGTCCGCTCAGCGCTGCAGGACTGGACCCTGCGGCGCTCGCACCGGCCCCGGGCCGGCGCGACGCTCGAAGCTGACATCGCCATCGGCATGGCCGACGTGGCTGCGGGCCGTGTCACGGATTTCGACACGGCCCGCATCGTCGAGCGAGGGAGGGCGTTGTCGGCCCGCCGCTGA
- a CDS encoding type II toxin-antitoxin system RelE/ParE family toxin → MSLRLTAAAEADLAEIWNHVAGVASEAVATGLIQRIESACLPLRSFPKLGPGRDRLAPNLRVTFEGRYAIYYTHDEHDIIVVRVLHGARDVENIARDGGFAQVRSDRPAGPTGDEE, encoded by the coding sequence CTGAGCCTTCGGCTCACCGCTGCGGCCGAAGCGGATCTCGCCGAAATCTGGAATCACGTCGCTGGCGTGGCTTCCGAAGCGGTCGCCACGGGATTGATCCAGCGGATCGAGAGCGCGTGCCTCCCGCTCCGAAGCTTTCCAAAGCTGGGCCCAGGACGTGACAGGCTCGCACCGAACCTGCGCGTGACCTTCGAGGGCCGGTACGCCATCTACTACACGCACGACGAGCACGACATCATCGTCGTCAGAGTCTTGCACGGCGCGCGAGACGTCGAGAACATCGCACGCGATGGAGGCTTCGCTCAGGTCCGATCAGACCGTCCCGCCGGGCCGACGGGGGACGAAGAGTAG